From the Thermococcus sp. M36 genome, the window TTTAACTTCGCTTGAGGAGGTGGATGATAACACTTGTCTAAGCGCAGAGAGTTCGTTCTGGTATTCCTCCAATCCACTTAATGGAACGATCATTCCGTTGCCCTCCACTTCAGATCCGACAACCATTCCCTCTGCCGAAATTAGCCCCCCATACTGCGTTTCAAGTTTCTTTCTCAAAGGTAAGACCACGTACTCCGAATACTTGGAACTAATATTGAGGAAGCTCTTTGAGAAGTCCTCCAGGAAGGCCGTCATGTTGAAGTCCTCGGTAATACTGTCGGCATTTTGGATTATGTAATCTTCTAAAGCTTGGATCTGCTCGTCAGTCCAGCCTTGGGCCTTCAAAGCTTGGACGGTTTCATCCGGCAAACCGTTCTGACTAACGTTCTGAGCCATTTCCCTAAGCTCTTCTGCAGTATAATAAGTTTTGACTCCCGAGGCTTTCAATTCTTCCAAAGCCTGCCAGATTAAGGCTGAAATGTTGGCTGCATTCTCAGCGCCGAGGCGAGAGTTTTGAATCAACTCTTGAGCGAGGGTGAGGTTTCCATTCTCAACCTTAACGACGAGCTCTGCTTCTCTGTCCAGTATCTCCCAGAAAGCCTCGTACGGGTCGTTACTGATGGCCTTCACGGGGTTAACTGAGGCGAGCCCCATATTTAATACCAGCAGAATCAACAATAATCCCACTGCCCTTCTCATTTAATCATCACCGAAAGAAGTAACAAGTGGCAGGGGCATAAATACTTTTTGTATTCGAATTTTGCATACTTCTCTATAAAGTAAGCAAAAAGTGGAAAATCACAGACTCGTCAGCAGCTCTATGAGCCCCATCTTCGTCGGAACCTTCGCGAACTTTTCTGGATCCTTGACCTTGAGGAGGAGCGGAACCTCTCCGAAAAGCTTCAGAACCTTGCCGAAGGGTATGTTACCTTCCCCGGGCAGGAGATGCAGGTCTCCTACGCCGTAAGCTAAGGCATCCTCTGGCTCGACCTGTGGGAAGAGCTTCCCGAAGTTGTCGTGTATCATCAGGATTACAGTTTTGTCCGTTCCAAGCTTCACATCTTCGAGAAGCTTGTCCCCATCGCCCTGGGCACTCAGGAACGCATGAGCCACGTCGAGGGCGAAGCCTACGTTCTCCCTGTCAACGTTATCGACCACGTAGAGCGTGTCCTTGACGCTGAAGGTGTTTTCGAGGGCTATCTTTATGTTGAACGGTGCCACCATGTCGGCGAGCTGTTGAATCGCCTCTATCTCCAGGTCAAGCCTCCCTGTCCTGCCGCTCTGCATTACAATGACCTTCGCTCCGAGCTTTATGGCAACATCCGCGACGGCCCTTGCAACCCTGAAGTGGCGCGTGTAGTAGATGTGGTCGCGCAGGTTTACAGAGGTAGGCATGCGGATTATGTAGTTTATACCGACACCCCTCAGAGTCGTTTCAATGTTCCTGAGCCTCTTCTCCATCACTACCCCGTTCATGATGAGGCCGAGGGTGTGGGGGAATATTGACACAAAATCGTAGTTCTTTATTTTCACGTCTGCAAGGATTGACGCTAGCGTCTTGTCTTTGGTGACAAAGTGCGGGTAGATTGTCACTCCTATCTCCATGATACCACCTACCGGAGAGTTGGACGGCAGATATAAAAGCTTAGCGAGGAGAGGGTTTAAAAGTTGTGCCGGGGAACTAAACTGGGTGAGCGAATGAAGGAAGAAAACCTGTGGAAGTACATAGCCGTTATTCTCACCCTCCTCCTTGCCGCCTCGACGGTGTCCATAGTGCTCCTCTACAAGCAGAACTCAGAGCTTGCCAGCTACGTACCCCCCAATGCAACCACCACCGTTATAGTGCAGGGATCAAACACCACGTGCAATACCACCGCATATCAACTCCAGCTGGACGAACTTCAGAGGCAGATTGATTTTCTGAAGGCCCAGCTCAGAGGGCAGAACCTGCCTGAGGACAACGCCACGATAGCCATAGTCCCCATCTTCGGCCTCATAGACGACTACACGGCCCTTAGCGTCATTCCCACTCTGAGGGAGATAGCCAAAAACGATTCCATCGCAGGCGTTGTTCTGTGGATAGAGAGCCCCGGTGGCTACGTTGGGCCCGTGAGAGAGATATATTCCACCGTCCGGAAGCTTAACCTTGTGAAGCCTGTTGTTGCCTACACCGGAGGTATAGCAGCTTCCGGCGGTTACTACATAGCCGTCGGTGCAGAGGAGATAGTCGCCGACCCCCTCGCCGAAGTCGGGAGCATCGGCGTTATCTACGTTCACTACAACCTCCAGCAGAACTATGAGTCAAACGGAATAAAGGTCGAAGTCTTCAAGACCGGCCCCTATAAGGACATGGGTGCCGAATGGCGTGGCCTCACCGACGAGGAGAAGACCATGATAACCGAGATGGTTGATACCTACTTCCAGGGCTTCCTCCAGGCCGTGAGCAACGGCAGGAGTATGAGCATTAACGAGACGAAGAAATACGCAACCGGAAGAACCTGGTTCGCCATGAACGTCACGGGGAGCCTCGTTGACGAGACCGGTGATCTAGACTATGCCGTCAGCGTACTTGAAGAGATGCTCAACGTCACTAACCCGAGGATAGTCATCTACAAAGGCTCAACCTCCTCGAACTTCGGCATATTCGGGAGCACCGCCCTTCTCCTCGATCCTAGATACGTTAACGCGTACATAAAAACGGGGTGATTGGCATGCTCTGCGAGGAGAAGCTTGAGGTGTTTGAGAACGGCTTCGCCGATGGGAAGTTTCACTTGGAGGTGGAGTTCTACGGCGGCGACGCCAGAAGGCTTCTCCTTGCAGTGATTAGGGAGCTGTACCTCCCCGACTACGGGGAGGACTACGTCTACCCCTTCGAGTGCGCCAAGGAGTTCTGGGGAATCTACATGGACGGGAGTGAGGCGGTTGCCGAAGAGTTCAGGCCGAATCCCATAAAGTTCCTCAACCAGAGCGTCCTCAACAGGCTGGAGAAAGCCTTAGAGGAGACGGGTGCGCCCGAGGAAGTCAGGGAGAGCATAGACTTCGAGAAGGCGGAGATTCACAAGCTCAAGAAAGGTTTATTAGCACTAGGAAAGAACTTCATCCTTGACGAGGGCACCAAGACCCTCATAGTCTTCAACAAGCCGAGCGCGCGAGAGCTGATACTGAAGTACATGGGGATGCTCGATGGAGCTTGAGACCGCGGTATGGATAGCGATCTCACTCGTTGTCCTCTACCTTGTATGGGAAACGATTAGCCCCATTATTTCCCCAATAATTATTGCCGTTACACTCGCGTACATTCTGTATCCACTGCATGAGAGGCTCGCGGAGAGGATGGGCAACCGCGCCTCAGCGTTCGTGATGACCGCCGTGCTCACCGTCGTGACTTTTCTCTTCATAATCGGCTTTGCCCTGTGGATAAACGACGTTAAAAGCTCCCTCGCGGGCTACATAAACTCATTCTTCACGTGGCTCCTCACGCTGAACCTCCCACCCACGGTCTACGAGCTTCTCCAGCGCCTGGCCCAGGACATACCAAGGCGCTTTGAGGAGTACGTACTCGGGTACACGTACTCACTCCCCAAACTTTCCCTCCAGGCAATAGTGATGGTGTTCTCCTTCTACGGCATGCTCGTCAACACCAGAGTCATCAGAAGCGAGGTCTACTCCATTCTGCCCCCTGAAAATCGGGAACTGGCGATAAAGCTGATTGAAAAAGCCGGGGAGACACTCCACACCCTGCTACGTGGATGGCTATCCGTGAGCGTTGTGAAGGGCATCATGACGGCCGCAGGCTTCATGCTATTCGGCCTGGCCAACGCGGGAGGATCAATAGCCGCAGGGATATTCACCGTAATCTTTGAGCTCCTCCCAGTTTTCGGTGGGTGGGTCGTCTGGCTCGCAGGTGCCGTCTACCTGATGAATACCGGGAACCATACCGCTGCGTTGCTCTTTGCCCTGTACGGTATTGCCTTTATCTCGCCCCTTCCCGACATTATCCTGAGGCCAAAACTTGGAACTAGGGAGAGGGGGGTCAACTCGCTCATAAGCCTCGTCGGAATATTTGGGGGGTACATTGCCTTTGGCTTTGTGGGCATAATAATAGGCCCCGTCGCCCTTTCCCTGCTGACCACCCTCGTCGAAGAATGGAAAGAGATCAAGGAGAGAAACGTCCCATAAAAGAAGCCACCCTCACCGCGTCTAGGGTCTCCTTAACGTCGTGAGTCCTGATTATGTTCGCCCCGTTGAAGACCGCTATTGCTGTCGCTGCCAAGCTTCCAGGAAGTCTCTCCGCAGGGTCTTTTCTGCCAGTTATGGCCCCTATGAACGACTTCCGCGAGACGCCGATGAGTATAGGCCTCCCGAGGATCTTCAGCATGTTCAGGTTCGCCAGAACCTTTGAATCCCACTCGTACCAGGGCGGCCACTCTGGGCGGAGGAAGCCTACGGCCGGATCGACCGCGACCTCTTCGATGCCGTGCTTCCCTGCGATGACGAGGCTCTCCTGAAGGAAGTCGATGACGGTGTGAACGGGGTCGCTGAAGTCCTTTACCTGCCCGTGGGCACAGACTATCACGGGGACGCTGTATTCAGCCGCGACCTCTGCCATCTTCGGGTCTCCCTTCAGCCCGGTGACGTCGTTTATGACGTCCGCTCCGGCTTTGAGGGCCTCCTCTGCGACCCTCGCGCTGGTTGTGTCTATGCTTATCGGAACATCAACGTGGTCGCGTATCGTCTTCACCGCCCAGACCGCCCTCTTGATTTCCTCCTCCAGGGGAATCTGGGTCTCGAGGTAGGGTGCCGTCGACTTGGCGCCGATGTCTATGAAAGCGGCTCCCTCTTCGACCATCCTCACCGCGGTTTCTATGAGCCTCTCCCCATCGTTCCGGACGCTCCCCTTGTAGAAGCTCTCCGGCGAGACGTTGATGACACCCATTATCTTTGGCTCGCTCAGGTCTACTCCAGCGAACTTCATGGTTTCCACCCTCCACCCTGAAAATAGCCGCTGGGTATAAAAGGACTTTTGCCCCTCCAGTTCTGGTGGTGTTCATGATAATCCGCACTCCGAGGAGGCTTCATCTCGGTCTCATCGATCCATCGGCCACATTTGGAAGGCGCTTTGGAAGCCTCGGCGTTGCCCTCGAAGGCGGCTATGAGATCAAAATCGTCGAGGGCGAGGCCATGGAGATAGCCGCCGAGGGGGAGGACAGGGAAACCATCGAATTCGCCATAAAGAGGATGAACTCCGCCTACGAAACAGGGGTTAACTACGTCGTCGAGGTCAGAAAGGCCATGCCTCGGCACGTAGGTCTCGGCTCCACCACCCAGCTCAGCCTGGCAGTTGCGACCGGGATAGCCCGGCTCAGGAACCTTAACGTTTCGGTTAGGGAGCTGGCGAGGGTTCTCGGAAGGGGAAGGAACGGCGGCGCCGGAATCTATTCCTTCGCTTACGGCGGGTTCGTCATAGACGGCGGCGTTAAAAACGGCATCCCCCCGCTGATATTCCGCGAGGACTTTCCACCCGAATGGGGGTTCCTTCTCGTAATTCCAGAACTTAAACCTGGCCTCGACGAGGAGGAAGAAAAGCCAGTGATGGCGGGAGTCGTTGGCAGGGTGGACGTGGCGATGGAGATAAGCCACAGGATTCTCCTCGGCCTCCTCCCGGCTTTGAAGGAGCGCGACATAAGAACCTTTGGCGAGCATCTCTCAGCCGTTCAGCGGCTGGTTGGAAAGCACTTCGAGGCCTACCAGGGCGGAGAGTTCAGGGAGGACGTGAGGTTGATACTAGACTTTCTGGCGGAGAAAACCTACGGCTGCGGCCAGAGCAGCTGGGGGCCAACGGTTTACGGCCTGATCAGAATGGGGGAGTTTGAATGGCTCAGGGCCGAAGCACATGACTTCCTGCGTGAACACGGACTTAGGGCTAAAGTCGAACTCGGAATCCCGAGAAACCGGGGGACGGAGATAATAGAAGAGAGCGCCTTTATCGAAAGGCTGATACGAAACGTGGCGGGTGAGTGAGGTGACCCTTGACCGCTTCATCAAGGTGAAGTATAAATCCAACGATGAGAAAATCCGGGAGCTTGTGGATATCCTCAGCGACCTTGGGCTCGACTGCGCAAAGACCATTGAGGAAAAGGTTGACCTCCAGTTCGACGCCCTCAGGAACCTCCACAACAGCCTCGGGGACGACGAGCTCTTCATCAAGCTCGTCATTGCGAACTCCATAGTGAGCTACCAACTCTCCGCCAAGGGAGAGCAGTGGTGGTGGGAGTTCTCACGTTATTTCTCGGAGAATCCCCCGAAAGGGAGCATCGCCGATGCCTACGCCGAGTTCCTCCCCGGTTCGAGAACCAACAGGCGTCTCGTTGAAGGAAAGGTGAGGAGGCTGGAGAAGCTGGAGCCATTCCTCGAATCCCTCGACCTCTCTGCCCTCAAAGGGTATTACTTTTGGAGAATGGCCGGGCTCAGGGACGACCTGGCCAGGGCCCTGAACTCGAAGAGGAGCGCCAAGACGGTGGTTTTTGCAGTCAAGATGTTCGGCTACGCGGGGAGAATTGTCTTCGGTGAGTTTGTCCCCTACCCGATGGCCATTGAGATACCCGACGACGTCAGAATAAACGCCTACACTAAACGCTTTACGAACGAACCCCCCGTGAGCTTCTGGGGCAGAATTGCAGAGCAAACAGGAATCCCGCCGCTCCACATAGACTCAATACTCTGGCCGGTTCTGGGAGGGAGTGAGAAGGTCATCAAACGGCTAAAAGAGCA encodes:
- a CDS encoding beta-ribofuranosylaminobenzene 5'-phosphate synthase family protein; the encoded protein is MIIRTPRRLHLGLIDPSATFGRRFGSLGVALEGGYEIKIVEGEAMEIAAEGEDRETIEFAIKRMNSAYETGVNYVVEVRKAMPRHVGLGSTTQLSLAVATGIARLRNLNVSVRELARVLGRGRNGGAGIYSFAYGGFVIDGGVKNGIPPLIFREDFPPEWGFLLVIPELKPGLDEEEEKPVMAGVVGRVDVAMEISHRILLGLLPALKERDIRTFGEHLSAVQRLVGKHFEAYQGGEFREDVRLILDFLAEKTYGCGQSSWGPTVYGLIRMGEFEWLRAEAHDFLREHGLRAKVELGIPRNRGTEIIEESAFIERLIRNVAGE
- a CDS encoding PH1570 family protein → MLCEEKLEVFENGFADGKFHLEVEFYGGDARRLLLAVIRELYLPDYGEDYVYPFECAKEFWGIYMDGSEAVAEEFRPNPIKFLNQSVLNRLEKALEETGAPEEVRESIDFEKAEIHKLKKGLLALGKNFILDEGTKTLIVFNKPSARELILKYMGMLDGA
- a CDS encoding sugar phosphate isomerase/epimerase, whose protein sequence is MEIGVTIYPHFVTKDKTLASILADVKIKNYDFVSIFPHTLGLIMNGVVMEKRLRNIETTLRGVGINYIIRMPTSVNLRDHIYYTRHFRVARAVADVAIKLGAKVIVMQSGRTGRLDLEIEAIQQLADMVAPFNIKIALENTFSVKDTLYVVDNVDRENVGFALDVAHAFLSAQGDGDKLLEDVKLGTDKTVILMIHDNFGKLFPQVEPEDALAYGVGDLHLLPGEGNIPFGKVLKLFGEVPLLLKVKDPEKFAKVPTKMGLIELLTSL
- a CDS encoding AI-2E family transporter; this translates as MELETAVWIAISLVVLYLVWETISPIISPIIIAVTLAYILYPLHERLAERMGNRASAFVMTAVLTVVTFLFIIGFALWINDVKSSLAGYINSFFTWLLTLNLPPTVYELLQRLAQDIPRRFEEYVLGYTYSLPKLSLQAIVMVFSFYGMLVNTRVIRSEVYSILPPENRELAIKLIEKAGETLHTLLRGWLSVSVVKGIMTAAGFMLFGLANAGGSIAAGIFTVIFELLPVFGGWVVWLAGAVYLMNTGNHTAALLFALYGIAFISPLPDIILRPKLGTRERGVNSLISLVGIFGGYIAFGFVGIIIGPVALSLLTTLVEEWKEIKERNVP
- the folP gene encoding dihydropteroate synthase, translating into MKFAGVDLSEPKIMGVINVSPESFYKGSVRNDGERLIETAVRMVEEGAAFIDIGAKSTAPYLETQIPLEEEIKRAVWAVKTIRDHVDVPISIDTTSARVAEEALKAGADVINDVTGLKGDPKMAEVAAEYSVPVIVCAHGQVKDFSDPVHTVIDFLQESLVIAGKHGIEEVAVDPAVGFLRPEWPPWYEWDSKVLANLNMLKILGRPILIGVSRKSFIGAITGRKDPAERLPGSLAATAIAVFNGANIIRTHDVKETLDAVRVASFMGRFSP
- a CDS encoding N-glycosylase/DNA lyase — protein: MTLDRFIKVKYKSNDEKIRELVDILSDLGLDCAKTIEEKVDLQFDALRNLHNSLGDDELFIKLVIANSIVSYQLSAKGEQWWWEFSRYFSENPPKGSIADAYAEFLPGSRTNRRLVEGKVRRLEKLEPFLESLDLSALKGYYFWRMAGLRDDLARALNSKRSAKTVVFAVKMFGYAGRIVFGEFVPYPMAIEIPDDVRINAYTKRFTNEPPVSFWGRIAEQTGIPPLHIDSILWPVLGGSEKVIKRLKEHCEKSSAVLRLAAL
- the sppA gene encoding signal peptide peptidase SppA; translation: MKEENLWKYIAVILTLLLAASTVSIVLLYKQNSELASYVPPNATTTVIVQGSNTTCNTTAYQLQLDELQRQIDFLKAQLRGQNLPEDNATIAIVPIFGLIDDYTALSVIPTLREIAKNDSIAGVVLWIESPGGYVGPVREIYSTVRKLNLVKPVVAYTGGIAASGGYYIAVGAEEIVADPLAEVGSIGVIYVHYNLQQNYESNGIKVEVFKTGPYKDMGAEWRGLTDEEKTMITEMVDTYFQGFLQAVSNGRSMSINETKKYATGRTWFAMNVTGSLVDETGDLDYAVSVLEEMLNVTNPRIVIYKGSTSSNFGIFGSTALLLDPRYVNAYIKTG